The genome window ATGGTTTGAGCATGCCTTGgactgggcagggagctgggaaataCATAACTACCACCTGAGTGGTTGTTTTGCAGCACACTGGAGCGGTGGTGAGTGCCAAGAGCTACCTGTGTCCTGTGTGTGGTAGAGCCCTCAGCTCCCCAGGATCCCTTGGGAGACATCTTCTGATCCACTCAGAGGACCAGCTGTCCAACTGTGCAGTTTGTGGAGCACGCTTCACCAGCCACGCCACCTTCAACAGGTCAATGAGTGGGCTAGGTAGCACATTAAAGATTAGGTGGGTTGCCTTGAATGACTCGGAAGTTGTGGCTCTGGACCCACTGAGGCCTATAGGACAGTGCTAAACGCCCCCAGTGAGTGAGATTCTCTTGATCCCttcctgtctgcagctctgcatcccCTGCCAAGACGGACgtctgcaggctgtgctggtaAAAGGATCTTTCTTAGCGCTGTGCAGAGCTAGAGAAAGCGCTGTGAGCTCCAGTCACTGGAGAACAATCCACCCCTTCCCTTGCCCAGCAATCCACTGGAGTAAGGCTGCGCTATCCAGATGGGTTCATCATTCCCAGAGCAGGACTACAGGCAGAGAccaaaatgttctttctttgtGTCCTGCCTAGTGGGAGATTATCCACTGACCAGTGGAGTGGGGctaaaaagagaaattcagagatgatgggaaggagcagcttgCTGGTTTATTCCCACTCTTGCACTCTTCCAACCCAGATACTGCTCTGGGCTAATCCACTTCCTTGTCCTGGATAGGACTGTGCTTTATTTTAGATACTTAGACATATCTGTGGGCAAATGATTTAGCAGAGGGCTCTGCCATGGGCTGTAGTGGGAGCATGGTTCATGGCAGCCCACGGGGACTCTGCCCACAGCACCAAGCCTCTGACTCTGTTCCTCCTGCTTTGcagtgagaagctgccagaggTGCTCAGTGCGAATCGGCTGCCGGCACCACAGAGCCAGGGCCCCTCCAGCACTGAGGGTAAGGATGTTGCCTTCTGCACCCCGGTGTATCCCGCCGGCATCCTTCTGGTGTGCAACAACTGCGCCGCGTACCGCAAGCTGCTCGAGGCTCAGAGCCCCGGCATGCGCAAGTGGGCCCTGCGGCGCCAGAATGAGCCCCTGGAGGTGCGGCTCCAGCGCCTGGAGCGGGAGCGCACGGCCAAGAAGAGCCGGCGGGACAATGAGACGCCTGAGGAGCGCGAGGTGAGGCGCATGCGGGACCGGGAAGCCAAGCGGCTGCAGCGCATGCAGGAGACAGATGAGCAGCGGGCACGGCGGCTGCAGAGGGACCGGGAGGCCATGCGGCTGAAACGCGCCAACGAGACCCCCGAGAAGCGACAGGCCCGGCTCATCCGCGAGCGCGAAGCCAAGAGGCTCAAGCGGCGCCTGGAGAAAATGGATATGATGCTCCGGGCACAGTTCGGCCAGgacccctctgccatggccgCTTTGGCAGCTGAGATGAACTTCTTTCAGCTGCCAGTGAGCAATGTGGAGCTGGAGAGCCAGCTGCTGGGCAAAATGACCTTTGAGGAGCAGAGCAACAGCGCGTTGCACTAAACCACAGCCAAGAACTGCGCTGCCTTTGCTGCACCTGCCACATGTGCACTAGCAGGCTTTTGCACtcaggaggctgctgtgggTCCCTGCCTGACTCTCCCTGACAGGTGGATCTGGTTTTCCTCTGAACCCAGGAGGAGAACAGAGCTGAGAGATGCCTGCCAAAGCAGCTCTGGTGGGAGCAGATTCTGAGGTTACAGTCTGCTCTGGGGGCCAAGTCACAGCCCgtgacagaacaaaaataaattaatgtattaATTAACATTAATTAATGTTCACATGTATTAGTCCCCTTCTTTACCTTTTGTCCTTTGTCCTGGTTTTGGGCCCTTGCCCCATAAATGGGCCTAGGCTACTGCAGTTCTGCTGTAGGTGAAATGCACCTCAATAAAAAAGGATCTTGTTTACTGCAGCATGAATTACAGAGCTGAAGACAGATAGTCCACAAACTCCTTCAGGAGTAAATCCTTTGCAATTTGTGCCCAtaagaaggagagaaaggaggatGTCCTTCTGGAAATGCCTGTGCACaccctttttttaaacattgttattacatatttacatattttgcAGTGGCATCCATGGAAAAACTAAGGAACCTGAGGTCCTGTTTTAAGATGCCCTGtaaaaacagtgaaagaaaggCTGGCCAAGGTAAACAAATAGCAAACCAATTTGCTGCTTTACTCACAAGTTATTTTCACTTTAACAGTATTTCAGGTTTGTAAGTCAAAGAGTTGATTGAATGGTAAATAATAGAATATGTCAGTTTCTAGGACTTGATGggtttgcttttcccttttttcagccctggtgaggccacatctggagaCCTGTGTCCAGTGCTGGAGTCCCCAGTGCAAGAGCAACACAGATATGTACTGGAGGCAAAATGTCATCGTAGCCTGTGCCTACAGGAAAAGGTTCCCATTGCTAACAGAAATCACTATTAAAACTA of Serinus canaria isolate serCan28SL12 chromosome 11, serCan2020, whole genome shotgun sequence contains these proteins:
- the ZNF821 gene encoding zinc finger protein 821 isoform X3, giving the protein MVKVKKELENAERPVAGTPLIRENEVPESVSAEPILGLSQCPLCQLECGSRDQLIAHVYQHTGAVVSAKSYLCPVCGRALSSPGSLGRHLLIHSEDQLSNCAVCGARFTSHATFNSEKLPEVLSANRLPAPQSQGPSSTEGKDVAFCTPVYPAGILLVCNNCAAYRKLLEAQSPGMRKWALRRQNEPLEVRLQRLERERTAKKSRRDNETPEEREVRRMRDREAKRLQRMQETDEQRARRLQRDREAMRLKRANETPEKRQARLIREREAKRLKRRLEKMDMMLRAQFGQDPSAMAALAAEMNFFQLPVSNVELESQLLGKMTFEEQSNSALH
- the ZNF821 gene encoding zinc finger protein 821 isoform X2, whose amino-acid sequence is MSRRKQTTPNKVHWEQVFAGLEEQARQAMMKNNFPGTLGDQRPTIRPLQDPDSSSSGSDDEETTQDEVSSHTSEEDGSMVKVKKELENAERPVAGTPLIRENEVPESVSAEPILGLSQCPLCQLECGSRDQLIAHVYQHTGAVVSAKSYLCPVCGRALSSPGSLGRHLLIHSEDQLSNCAVCGARFTSHATFNSEKLPEVLSANRLPAPQSQGPSSTEGKDVAFCTPVYPAGILLVCNNCAAYRKLLEAQSPGMRKWALRRQNEPLEVRLQRLERERTAKKSRRDNETPEEREVRRMRDREAKRLQRMQETDEQRARRLQRDREAMRLKRANETPEKRQARLIREREAKRLKRRLEKMDMMLRAQFGQDPSAMAALAAEMNFFQLPVSNVELESQLLGKMTFEEQSNSALH
- the ZNF821 gene encoding zinc finger protein 821 isoform X1, with the protein product MSRRKQTTPNKVHCTGLTSAGARGWCGRVGKQRSDLSAFQEVTPEVLHSAGEQVFAGLEEQARQAMMKNNFPGTLGDQRPTIRPLQDPDSSSSGSDDEETTQDEVSSHTSEEDGSMVKVKKELENAERPVAGTPLIRENEVPESVSAEPILGLSQCPLCQLECGSRDQLIAHVYQHTGAVVSAKSYLCPVCGRALSSPGSLGRHLLIHSEDQLSNCAVCGARFTSHATFNSEKLPEVLSANRLPAPQSQGPSSTEGKDVAFCTPVYPAGILLVCNNCAAYRKLLEAQSPGMRKWALRRQNEPLEVRLQRLERERTAKKSRRDNETPEEREVRRMRDREAKRLQRMQETDEQRARRLQRDREAMRLKRANETPEKRQARLIREREAKRLKRRLEKMDMMLRAQFGQDPSAMAALAAEMNFFQLPVSNVELESQLLGKMTFEEQSNSALH